In Lolium perenne isolate Kyuss_39 chromosome 5, Kyuss_2.0, whole genome shotgun sequence, the sequence attccacgaacaatctgacggtatgttctattaactttcaacctttgccggtttcttcgtttccggttctgctttatcttttccttagtttcatgccggtttctctcttgtctatcttcccagtccccgagttttgtggtgagagcgcagctcttagcgcaaaacttaacttaagtttttagcgcaaaaccggcactgccagtccccgagtttcgggttaaacatcttcttcttaacacataatttaccttagaaatgcgcaaaaccggcactgccagtccccgagtttcgggttaagaacttggttcttagcacaaaattttaccttatttcttctttttcttgaacaggtcaccgctgacactcggaaggccctcttcgaggagcttttatgggagcaccgggagctcgctgaggcacatgacaagtgccaaggtaagtttttcgtttcaccggcatctttgctaccggaaacctcttttccttgtgatatttacaatttctgttcaacagtgatcccggaagcttccatcgatgctctcaaggagcagctcgccacggcccaacgtactattttttcctttctcctttgaacttggtttcttttcagttttactagtgtagccttgctaacactcatttttccggttacatgggagaaggatgagctcagccggcagcaccaggaggagctaaacgccctcaagaccagctaccaggagctcaagtctcagttgattcagctggggcttgaccacgccaaggccctcaaggccgctgaagtgactgcagcggccaagttggacgaggctctggagaatgcctgcaatgccactgtggtgttgcgggcagagctggaggagatgaccaaggcccggaagggtgccgaggagaaggccgcgcggctggaggaggggcacaaggagtgcgatcagctgatcctgcagaccgacacacttgccctccgtaagttgttttcttttacactttgactactgcatacgagccttttttccttcgaccccatttttgtttccgctatctttccgtccggtctctcttcttccggattcttttctctccggtctctttttcttccggtctctttttcttccggtctctttttcttccggtctctttttcttccggtctctttttcttccggactcttttccttaagctttttctttctttgcacaggcctctttccggactcgcagaggtatgccgtcaagaaggtcgacgcgcagcgcaaggacaaaggccaagcggatcttaccgtgccatggacgcccaaggaccatctggtcgcgcttaacgcgcgggtgtcccatatgcgctgcatagaccgcaatctttcggacatccctgatgtagctacccagctatacaggactttatggcctggcgaggaggtgccggacaccttctccctcatcaacgaccgcctgaaaggtgccggcaggaggatccgcgagtggcagtgctctgctgcccgcgctggagcggactccgccctccgcgtcgcctgctcctggtacccggagctcaatcctgacgcccttaccggcgtgcgcgaaggcgcagaacggatctggacccgatcctctccgccaagcggcaggatcgcgcgtaccgcatcgcggagtatgccgacatgcgcaccttcatccctccccctcctggcgtcacggattatctcgacgaggagg encodes:
- the LOC139831392 gene encoding uncharacterized protein; this encodes MPTSSGFTSVALLTLIFPVTWEKDELSRQHQEELNALKTSYQELKSQLIQLGLDHAKALKAAEVTAAAKLDEALENACNATVVLRAELEEMTKARKGAEEKAARLEEGHKECDQLILQTDTLALRLFPDSQRYAVKKVDAQRKDKGQADLTVPWTPKDHLVALNARVSHMRCIDRNLSDIPDVATQLYRTLWPGEEVPDTFSLINDRLKGAGRRIREWQCSAARAGADSALRVACSWYPELNPDALTGVREGDRFYRWL